A section of the Schistosoma haematobium chromosome ZW, whole genome shotgun sequence genome encodes:
- a CDS encoding hypothetical protein (EggNog:ENOG410WHYC~COG:O), with protein MLRTYRLIYFKDLSTATLLIFQICLPLHSNEITETYSRCPFEKSCVSRTSEMYIPFENLLQIHIYLATFIRQNIQVSIRQPLLLSNALQGMRLSLFIQLALLSRYAFCDYYDVLGVSKSASNLEIKTAYRKLAKKWHPDKNPSDKANKKFIEINEAYEVLSNSKKRHEYDTFGKVHSDGSAPPPGHYPYRHEFVHSSFEDLFDFFPGFNRAPQFSTNVLNIDFRNYRLTHLPRSRTVPLFIFGYSDFCFPCRQVRPIWSQLADELTPLGITVASVNLEHDSALREELRVLHVPSVTIVVDGQVSYYSRGDFSHNSLIDALRSAIMKSNPSRSKALPIFLSTTIDTPLIQSISDYDTFINTFHYGWRRDSRPRMVLIKPLTLPPLRYCVAAFRAADHLAAGYINSEPGNNHNLAKNFNVNPNEETLLIYHEDSSIPVYRQSATKLSPTLLDNAMLTYSQLNIPRIYSRARLLDLCPTDGSKPTSKYALESDKHYNDHSNHRHLCLVLLLNSKLSNVEQVNSWGDIWLTMLRHTLQLSQTDLSKLYHTNQHSYHFMPVHIYVDRQISLMQKLSTSSTCSNESCNLLNEDNMGRLALIWRISSTETVYQFLPTNSMSHPRTHLNERMLKPNDLKSLILKSTKQMYTALMNDLENIIQTVSIIDKVTNPTNHFTHSIDKVVSQWYLLKDCMIEELMIDELVASIWIRMRNRLLQILVDIGHSMFDLVNHPLSFVFSSFMIIIGFLLFSLISTLVQATKNEQQNKCTTEKRYNETNQDVNTSFSSNSNISDKNSSSCGNNSSSSQCKFTEGSSALTPIVSLNPSTYDRLVRDAPQGFRLLVLCVRGTTQDNRLRDQFDFKTRRVCGSQIQRACLSMDRYSGWLAKLLESIRSNLPIHIRSNKTIQKNTNVNDTTDDNNNNSGILFINPMNCVGTVIAVNGYRRYFNLYHPLIPGSQSSSDENSESDEDKSSIVEKQGKRLRRRHIFGRAFGLESDDEEDFNQSNINNNHSHLKSRHQINDGVLFESELLDGLSNWLDRLFEGSLPRYNVAEWPIGLLGDDNDDDDD; from the exons ATGTTGAGGACTTACagacttatttattttaaagactTATCTACAGCTACACTACTTATTTTTCAGATTTGTCTACCTCTACATTCTAATGAAATCACAGAAACCTATTCTAGGTGTCCCTTTGAAAAATCTTGTGTATCCAGAACAAGTGAAATGTATATACCATTCGAAAATCTTCTACAAATACATATTTATCTTGCTACGTTTATTCGACAAAATATCCAAGTCTCCATACGCCAACCGCTTCTTTTGAGTAATGCGTTGCAGGGGATGAGATTGTCACTATTTATTCAGTTGGCTCTATTATCCCGTTATGCTTTTTGTGATTATTATGACGTCCTTGGAGTATCTAAATCTGCCTCAAATTTGGAAATTAAGACAGCATATAGGAAACTAGCGAAGAAATG GCATCCGGATAAGAATCCTTCAGATAAAGCAAACAAAAAgttcattgaaataaatgaagCCTATGAG GTACTATCCAACTCTAAGAAACGGCATGAGTATGATACCTTCGGAAAAGTCCATTCAGATGGGAGTGCACCTCCCCCTGGACATTATCCATACCGTCACGAATTTGTTCATTCTTCGTTTGAAGATCTTTTCGATTTTTTTCCAGGGTTCAACCGTGCCCCACAATTCTCAACCAATGTCCTT AATATCGACTTTCGAAACTATCGCCTAACCCACCTCCCACGATCTCGAACGGTGCCTTTGTTCATATTTGGTTATTCTGATTTTTGTTTCCCTTGTCGTCAAGTTCGTCCCATTTGGTCACAATTAGCAGATGAGCTTACTCCGTTGGGGATTACTGTGGCTAGTGTCAATTTAGAACATGATTCTGCACTGCGTGAAGAGCTACGTGTATTACATGTCCCGAGTGTGACAATAGTTGTTGATGGACAG GTTTCTTATTACTCTCGAGGTGATTTCAGTCATAATAGTCTTATTGACGCATTAAGAAGTgcaattatgaaatcaaatccTTCACGCTCTAAGGCGTTACCAATATTTCTTAGCACAACAATCGATACACCATTAATACAAAGTATTAGTGATTATGATACATTTATTAATACTTTTCATTATGGTTGGCGTCGTGACAGTCGACCCAGAATGGTACTTATTAAACCATTAACTTTACCACCGTTACGGTATTGTGTGGCTGCTTTCAGAGCAGCAGATCATTTAGCTGCTGGTTATATTAATTCTGAACCTGGTAACAATCATAATCTGGCTAAGAATTTCAATGTAAATCCAAATGAG GAGACCTTATTGATATATCATGAAGATTCAAGCATACCTGTCTATCGTCAATCAGCTACAAAATTATCACCTACTTTATTGGATAATGCAATGTTAACTTATAGTCAATTAAATATCCCTAGAATATATAGTCGTGCACGACTGTTGGATTTATGCCCAACTGATGGAAGTAAACCAACTAGTAAATATGCTTTAGAATCAGATAAACATTATAATGATCATTCTAATCATCGTCATTTATGCTTAGTATTATTGTTAAATTCAAAGTTATCCAATGTTGAACAAGTAAACAGTTGGGGTGATATATGGTTAACTATGTTACGTCATACATTACAATTATCTCAAACAGATTTATCAAAATTATATCATACAAATCAACATAGTTATCATTTTATGCCTGTACATATTTACGTGGATCGTCAGATTAGTTTAATGCAAAAATTAAGTACATCTTCTACATGTTCAAATGAATCGTGTAATTTACTTAATGAAG ATAATATGGGCCGTTTAGCATTAATTTGGCGTATCAGTTCAACTGAAACAGTTTATCAATTTCTTCCCACTAATTCAATGTCTCATCCAAGAACTCATTTAAATGAAAGAATGCTGAAACCAAATGATTTAAAAAGTTTAATCCTGAAATCTACTAAACAGATGTATACTGCTTTAATGAATGATTTAGAAAATATTATCCAGACAGTATCTATTATTGACAAAGTAACTAATCCAACAAATCATTTCACTCATTCAATTGATAAAGTGGTATCTCAATGGTATCTACTCAAAGATTGTATGATTGAGGAATTAATGATTGATGAATTAGTAGCGTCAATATGGATTAGAATGAGAAATAGGCTGTTACAAATTCTTGTGGATATTGGGCATTCAATGTTTGA cCTTGTAAATCATCCTTTGTCATTTGTTTTTTCAAGTTTTATGATTATCATCGGTTTCCTATTATTCAGTTTGATATCAACACTTGTACAAGCAACAAAAAATGAACAACAGAATAAATGTACAACAGAGAAGCGTTACAACGAAACAAATCAAGATGTTAATACATCATTCTCATCAAACAGTAATATTAGTGATAAAAATAGTAGTAGTTGTGGTAATAATAGCAGTAGTAGTCAGTGTAAATTTACTGAAGG GTCATCTGCACTTACTCCTATTGTTTCATTAAATCCTTCCACATATGACCGTCTTGTTCGTGATGCCCCTCAAGGTTTCAGGCTTCTAGTATTATGTGTTCGTGGAACTACTCAAGATAATCGATTACGTGATCAGTTTGACTTCAAAACTCGTCGAGTTTG tGGAAGTCAAATTCAACGTGCTTGTCTTTCTATGGATCGATATTCGGGTTGGCTTGCAAAATTACTTGAATCTATCAGATCTAATTTACCAATACATATTCGTTCTAATAAAACTATTCAAAAGAATACGAATGTGAATGATActactgatgataataataataatagtggaattttatttattaatccaATGAACTGTGTTGGAACAGTTATCGCCGTTAATGGTTATCGTCGATATTTCAATCTTTATCATCCTTTAATTCCAGGTTCTCAAAGCAGTTCTGATGAAAATTCT GAATCAGATGAGGACAAATCATCAATAGTTGAAAAACAAGGTAAACGCTTACGACGTAGACATATATTTGGTCGTGCATTCGGTTTAGAATcagatgatgaagaagatttcAATCAatctaatattaataacaatcattcacaTTTAAAGTCAAGGCATCAAATAAATGATGGAGTATTATTTGAAAGTGAATTATTAGATGGTTTATCCAATTGGTTAGATCGTCTATTTGAAGGTTCATTACCTCGTTATAATGTTGCAGAATGGCCAATCGGTTTACTTggagatgataatgatgatgatgacgattaA
- a CDS encoding hypothetical protein (EggNog:ENOG410WHYC~COG:O), which produces MLRTYRLIYFKDLSTATLLIFQICLPLHSNEITETYSRCPFEKSCVSRTSEMYIPFENLLQIHIYLATFIRQNIQVSIRQPLLLSNALQGMRLSLFIQLALLSRYAFCDYYDVLGVSKSASNLEIKTAYRKLAKKWHPDKNPSDKANKKFIEINEAYEVLSNSKKRHEYDTFGKVHSDGSAPPPGHYPYRHEFVHSSFEDLFDFFPGFNRAPQFSTNVLNIDFRNYRLTHLPRSRTVPLFIFGYSDFCFPCRQVRPIWSQLADELTPLGITVASVNLEHDSALREELRVLHVPSVTIVVDGQVSYYSRGDFSHNSLIDALRSAIMKSNPSRSKALPIFLSTTIDTPLIQSISDYDTFINTFHYGWRRDSRPRMVLIKPLTLPPLRYCVAAFRAADHLAAGYINSEPGNNHNLAKNFNVNPNEETLLIYHEDSSIPVYRQSATKLSPTLLDNAMLTYSQLNIPRIYSRARLLDLCPTDGSKPTSKYALESDKHYNDHSNHRHLCLVLLLNSKLSNVEQVNSWGDIWLTMLRHTLQLSQTDLSKLYHTNQHSYHFMPVHIYVDRQISLMQKLSTSSTCSNESCNLLNEDNMGRLALIWRISSTETVYQFLPTNSMSHPRTHLNERMLKPNDLKSLILKSTKQMYTALMNDLENIIQTVSIIDKVTNPTNHFTHSIDKVVSQWYLLKDCMIEELMIDELVASIWIRMRNRLLQILVDIGHSMFDLVNHPLSFVFSSFMIIIGFLLFSLISTLVQATKNEQQNKCTTEKRYNETNQDVNTSFSSNSNISDKNSSSCGNNSSSSQCKFTEGVGDDWKKVRNSQTKAWHHSSKSLTSSLSHVVRCRLLGWGPRDYRNQWLEIVGDMAQSRSQ; this is translated from the exons ATGTTGAGGACTTACagacttatttattttaaagactTATCTACAGCTACACTACTTATTTTTCAGATTTGTCTACCTCTACATTCTAATGAAATCACAGAAACCTATTCTAGGTGTCCCTTTGAAAAATCTTGTGTATCCAGAACAAGTGAAATGTATATACCATTCGAAAATCTTCTACAAATACATATTTATCTTGCTACGTTTATTCGACAAAATATCCAAGTCTCCATACGCCAACCGCTTCTTTTGAGTAATGCGTTGCAGGGGATGAGATTGTCACTATTTATTCAGTTGGCTCTATTATCCCGTTATGCTTTTTGTGATTATTATGACGTCCTTGGAGTATCTAAATCTGCCTCAAATTTGGAAATTAAGACAGCATATAGGAAACTAGCGAAGAAATG GCATCCGGATAAGAATCCTTCAGATAAAGCAAACAAAAAgttcattgaaataaatgaagCCTATGAG GTACTATCCAACTCTAAGAAACGGCATGAGTATGATACCTTCGGAAAAGTCCATTCAGATGGGAGTGCACCTCCCCCTGGACATTATCCATACCGTCACGAATTTGTTCATTCTTCGTTTGAAGATCTTTTCGATTTTTTTCCAGGGTTCAACCGTGCCCCACAATTCTCAACCAATGTCCTT AATATCGACTTTCGAAACTATCGCCTAACCCACCTCCCACGATCTCGAACGGTGCCTTTGTTCATATTTGGTTATTCTGATTTTTGTTTCCCTTGTCGTCAAGTTCGTCCCATTTGGTCACAATTAGCAGATGAGCTTACTCCGTTGGGGATTACTGTGGCTAGTGTCAATTTAGAACATGATTCTGCACTGCGTGAAGAGCTACGTGTATTACATGTCCCGAGTGTGACAATAGTTGTTGATGGACAG GTTTCTTATTACTCTCGAGGTGATTTCAGTCATAATAGTCTTATTGACGCATTAAGAAGTgcaattatgaaatcaaatccTTCACGCTCTAAGGCGTTACCAATATTTCTTAGCACAACAATCGATACACCATTAATACAAAGTATTAGTGATTATGATACATTTATTAATACTTTTCATTATGGTTGGCGTCGTGACAGTCGACCCAGAATGGTACTTATTAAACCATTAACTTTACCACCGTTACGGTATTGTGTGGCTGCTTTCAGAGCAGCAGATCATTTAGCTGCTGGTTATATTAATTCTGAACCTGGTAACAATCATAATCTGGCTAAGAATTTCAATGTAAATCCAAATGAG GAGACCTTATTGATATATCATGAAGATTCAAGCATACCTGTCTATCGTCAATCAGCTACAAAATTATCACCTACTTTATTGGATAATGCAATGTTAACTTATAGTCAATTAAATATCCCTAGAATATATAGTCGTGCACGACTGTTGGATTTATGCCCAACTGATGGAAGTAAACCAACTAGTAAATATGCTTTAGAATCAGATAAACATTATAATGATCATTCTAATCATCGTCATTTATGCTTAGTATTATTGTTAAATTCAAAGTTATCCAATGTTGAACAAGTAAACAGTTGGGGTGATATATGGTTAACTATGTTACGTCATACATTACAATTATCTCAAACAGATTTATCAAAATTATATCATACAAATCAACATAGTTATCATTTTATGCCTGTACATATTTACGTGGATCGTCAGATTAGTTTAATGCAAAAATTAAGTACATCTTCTACATGTTCAAATGAATCGTGTAATTTACTTAATGAAG ATAATATGGGCCGTTTAGCATTAATTTGGCGTATCAGTTCAACTGAAACAGTTTATCAATTTCTTCCCACTAATTCAATGTCTCATCCAAGAACTCATTTAAATGAAAGAATGCTGAAACCAAATGATTTAAAAAGTTTAATCCTGAAATCTACTAAACAGATGTATACTGCTTTAATGAATGATTTAGAAAATATTATCCAGACAGTATCTATTATTGACAAAGTAACTAATCCAACAAATCATTTCACTCATTCAATTGATAAAGTGGTATCTCAATGGTATCTACTCAAAGATTGTATGATTGAGGAATTAATGATTGATGAATTAGTAGCGTCAATATGGATTAGAATGAGAAATAGGCTGTTACAAATTCTTGTGGATATTGGGCATTCAATGTTTGA cCTTGTAAATCATCCTTTGTCATTTGTTTTTTCAAGTTTTATGATTATCATCGGTTTCCTATTATTCAGTTTGATATCAACACTTGTACAAGCAACAAAAAATGAACAACAGAATAAATGTACAACAGAGAAGCGTTACAACGAAACAAATCAAGATGTTAATACATCATTCTCATCAAACAGTAATATTAGTGATAAAAATAGTAGTAGTTGTGGTAATAATAGCAGTAGTAGTCAGTGTAAATTTACTGAAGG tgttggggatgactggaagaaagttagaaaCAGCCAAACCAAAGCGTGGCATCACTCctcgaagtcactaacttctagtcttagccatgttgttagatgcagactactcggttggggtccgcgtgactatcgtaatcaatggttggagattgtgggtgacatggctcagagtcgatcacaatag
- a CDS encoding hypothetical protein (EggNog:ENOG410VAFV~COG:P), whose product MIDTIESTNEKHLPSVINKDNDQMKQKNNINNENNHASNEDHHSHNDNNSSSSSYIHQKVGIALLLGYLFMLLVDQMSYTILELTCCQTVLFGLKNLCYHSILYIPLMNRFNKNNSNNTSTVINNSMNTTNSTSNNTNNLSNETSINNNNNSSNCSSINSIQSINHKGLIVTCGLVIHSLADGLAIGSAFALNQLQLELILFLAIILHKIPAAFGLSCFLLHEGFTRDRIRLHMIAFSLSSPLASFLTYFYLSLSSADTVSLMILVNYVFLFMRRGFLVDIIVISVGVIQKTLKRQERLKKY is encoded by the exons ATGATAGATACAATAGAATCAACAAATGAAAAACATCTTCCATCTGTAATAAATAAAGACAATGatcaaatgaaacaaaaaaataatattaacaatgaaaataatcatgCTTCAAATGAAGATCATCATtctcataatgataataatagtagtagtagtagttataTTCATCAAAAAGTTGGTATTGCATTATTATTAGGTTACCTATTCATGTTATTAGTGGATCAAATGAGTTATACCATATTAGAATTGACTTGTTGTCAAACTGTATTATTTGGATTAAAAAATTTATGTTATCATTCTATATTGTATATACCATTAATGAATAGatttaataagaataatagtaataataccaGTACAGTTATCAATAACTCAATGAATACAACGAACTCAACTTCTAATAATACCAATAATCTATCCAATGAAacatcaattaataataataataatagttctaATTGttcatcaattaattcaattcaatcaattaatcataAAGGACTTATTGTTACATGTGGTTTAGTGATTCATTCATTAGCTGATGGATTAGCAATTGGTTCAGCATTTGCATTAAATCAATTACAATtagaattgattttatttttagctattattttacataaa atACCAGCCGCTTTTGGTTTATCATGCTTTCTATTACATGAAGGATTTACacgtgatcgaattcgtttacACATGATCGCTTTCTCACTTTCTTCACCATTGGCTTCATTTCTCACATATTTCTACCTCTCATTATCCTCAGCTGATACTGTAAGTTTAATGATTCTTGtaaattatgtttttttatttatgagaaggggttttttggtggatattatagtaatttctgttggggtgatccagaaaactctCAAAAGACAAGAAAGGCTCAAGAAGTATTAA